In Geminocystis sp. M7585_C2015_104, the following are encoded in one genomic region:
- a CDS encoding heme A synthase, giving the protein MTDIVYPTSPKGENISLKRIRWWLERLVIATWLLLGVGAATRVMNAGLACPDWPLCYGKLLPTVMNLQIFLEWFHRLDAALVGVSTIGLVIASWWHRPILPPWLPWAVIFALFLVVFQVILGGLTVIELLRFDIVQAHLAVAFLFFGTLVGISCMLAEYRGNGTVGRLPLISVIATVLVYIQCLLGGLVASRWALHQCFYGRQLCGVMNSHIVGIFPATIATVILVVWASKTPALTPKLRHLSLYIVLTLVLQILLGLATFHFRLQVQPLTVAHHVTGAALFGLLIAFTVFSYRDKFSVIIN; this is encoded by the coding sequence ATGACTGACATAGTTTATCCTACCTCCCCAAAAGGGGAAAATATCTCCTTGAAACGGATTAGATGGTGGTTAGAAAGGCTAGTCATTGCCACTTGGCTTTTATTGGGTGTAGGCGCTGCCACCAGGGTAATGAATGCCGGTTTGGCCTGTCCTGACTGGCCTTTGTGTTACGGCAAGTTACTTCCCACAGTGATGAATTTACAGATTTTTTTGGAGTGGTTTCATCGTCTAGATGCTGCTTTGGTGGGTGTGAGTACCATAGGACTAGTAATAGCCAGTTGGTGGCATCGGCCAATTCTTCCCCCTTGGTTACCCTGGGCAGTTATTTTTGCCCTTTTCCTGGTTGTTTTTCAGGTCATTCTAGGGGGTTTGACGGTGATTGAGTTGTTGAGATTTGATATAGTGCAGGCTCATTTAGCCGTTGCCTTTCTCTTTTTCGGCACCTTGGTAGGCATTAGTTGTATGTTAGCGGAATACCGGGGCAATGGCACTGTGGGGCGTCTTCCTTTAATCAGTGTTATTGCCACCGTTTTGGTATATATCCAGTGTCTGCTGGGGGGATTAGTGGCGTCCAGGTGGGCATTACACCAGTGTTTTTATGGCAGACAACTTTGTGGGGTGATGAATAGTCATATTGTCGGCATTTTCCCCGCCACTATTGCCACTGTTATTTTGGTTGTCTGGGCCAGTAAAACCCCCGCCTTAACCCCTAAACTGCGTCACCTGTCCCTATATATTGTTCTCACCCTAGTGCTTCAGATTTTACTGGGTTTAGCCACTTTTCATTTCCGATTACAGGTACAACCCCTTACTGTTGCTCATCATGTCACCG